The genomic interval CAGTAAACTAATAAAAATTGCCTTCCAAGCCTCCTGGATACAGTATGACCTGTGTTGTCAATTGTGCAATTTCTCTACTCTCAGTAAAACTGGACTtttcaacatgcaaacacacaactacacaAAACTCATCTGTGTGGAGCCTGTAGGCTCAGGCACATGAGAGagtgttcacactggaaaattAACATTCAGACTAAATCACTTCCCACAGTGGAGGACCTGCAGAGAGACTGTatgtctgtgctgcactgctcacAAAGCAAAAACCTTCAGCTCTGAGAGAGTGTATCACAGAAACAGGCCATCACAGGCCACACCTGTCTGTTTGATACCCCCACTGACTGGAAGATGCTCAGTCGTAGTGAGAAATCATTTCCTGCTCATAGATGAGTTGATGTCATGGGACAGCACATTTGAAGATgccaattttttatttttgatcaaaaattattttatttattcaatcaggtgtgatttctctctctgtcagtctttcCCTGTTCACAAGACCAAAAAAACATTTGGACATTAACTGTGTCGTTGCAACTATAGATGGTATTTGTTTCAAAAAgtgatagagagaaagagaaagagagagctggtGGGAGAGCACAAGAGACTGTGAGAAAGCCAAACTTTACAGATTGTGAATCGATCTTGAAACATGACTGGGTTCTTCGTTCTGGTCACttcaaaaggaaataaatagCATATAAAACTCTTAGCAACAATAATGAACCTTGAATGAACACACCTCGAATTTAAGAGCAAGCCTCTTAAATTCGACATCAACATCAAGCATGACTGATACAGTTGTGACTCAGCAGGGCCAGCCTTCTCATAGCAGAGTGGCAACAAGACTCACCAGCATGTCATTTCTGAAAACAGATAGTGAATGTACACCTGAAGTGGACTGACAATGCCTTTCCCAGATTTCTTTGCAGGTTGGTTATTgtgacacagtgagacagaggtgTAAGGATGCTCTTTATCCTCCATGAGGTCGACAGTTAAAGATTAGCTCTCACTACAGTTTGGTCATGTACTGGTCGAGGCAACTCTgctcttcttgtctttgtggtttcaaagaggaagtctctgcagtgttttcatgcacagcagtcacacagcataACTCTAATGCCCAGACTATTTTAAGAATATCGAAGAAATCATTTGAACGATGACAATGATATATTCATTTGCAATTATTTAGCAAAGCTCTGTAACAAATTTGGTATTATGATGGCTCAAAGTCAGCCAAGGTGGTGCTGAGTCACCCTGAAGTGGTGATGTGATGGTAATGAGTTCATGTTGGTGTTAGCCTGAACGTCTGATGGTGTCCACCCACAGTGACCTGGTATTTCTGCCTGACAGTTGTGCCAGCACACAGGTATTCCATTGACTGTTGTGTCAACCAAACAGCTGCCATCAGATGTTTGGAAAGGAGCAGGTGAGCCAATGAACATACAGCACGTGAATGTTACCAGCAGCATGAGCAACATGTGCCAATAGTAACCACAGCAGGGCACTGGTTCTTTCTTTCAGCTAAtctgaaacaaatgtttcaACCCCAATTTGTCCGAAGCAatgttcacctgtctgtgcagAAACTCACAACAACATCAAAGAGTCCACAGTGAAAATCACGTTAGAGAACGGTGGCACCAATTATTAGGCACACCACACCATTACTAATATATGGGATATtaaagtctgtaaaatgttccTCTAACAGCCACATTTATGAAAGAGTGAAGATCGAAGAGTGATTACAAATGCtcatgctgcaaaaaaaaggaCTGACGACACCATTGAGGGACATATTTCAAATGTAacgtgcacaaaaaaaaagaaaaaagatcgTCGATCTCTCTTCATGCAATGCATTAAATACAAACTGATCATGTGATCACTGACTCCAACTCAGGACGTTAGGTGGTTCTTCTCGTTGGCCAATCACAGTCTTCTCTTTGAAGAGCGGAGAACATATTGAGATTGAATTCATTCAGCACAGCATTTGGAACATGATGAAGACTCTGTGGTTGGCTTTGTATTTGACTTATCTGTTCTTGGGAAGAATCGGTAAGTTGTTTGTCATAATCTTATTTAATATGATGTAATACTTTGCAAGAGATTTGGATGATCAATTAAATCTGCTCTTTGTggatctcttttctcttcagctcagaCAACTGATCTGAAATCATCCACATATTTACATCAAGAAAGTGGATTTTTATCAGCAAATGTCGGTGACAACATGACTTTGCGATGTTTCTATGAAGGTGACGCAGTGAGGTTCAACTGGTATAAACAAACTCTGGGACAGAAACCAAGGCTCGTCTCCACTTACTACAAGTTtgacaaaaatggaaattttcacaatgaatttgaaaatgATCCACGTTTCACATTAGATACTGAAATAGGTAAAGTTCACTTGCAGATGACAGATCTGCGCATTTCAGATTCAGCTACTTACTACTGTGTAACTAGCTATTATTACACCGTTGAATTTGGAGAGGGcatttttgtcagtgtaaaGGGTTCAGGTGTGAACGTCCCAGCTTTGGTCCATCAGTCAGCGTCTGAGACCATCCAGCCAGGAGGCTCTGTGACTCtgaactgtacagtacacactgggacctgtgatgaagaacacagtgtttactgGTTCAAAAACTCTGAAGAATTTCATCCAGGACTCATTTACACTCATGGAGGCAGGAATGAtcagtgtgagaggaaacccaacacacaaacacacacctgtgtctacAACTTGCCAATGAAGAGCCTGAATCTGTCTCATGCTGGGACCTACTACTGCGCTGTTGcctcatgtgcacacatactgttTGGAAATGGGACCAAACTGGACTTTGAAGGTAAGACACGTTGTCGCAAAGATTGTCTCATTTGTTAAATGGTGATCAAATTtgctaaaaacactgaaagctcTGTGACATCTTCCAATGCTCATCTGCAGATGAGGcagactttctttctctcaccttGGTGTGTTTCTTGAGTGGAGCTTTGGCATTCACCACCATCCTGGTTGTTTTACTGGCGTTTGCAGCATATAGAATGTACAAGACAACCAGCTGCCAGTGCACAGGTAGGCTAAACTGTCATCCTTTAAATTTAACAGCATGTGTTCAATACATGTGATACTGAACAGCAGTAAAGAACTAAATGAAGGCTTTTTGTTACGGTTCACTCGTTCTCTCCACCCTGGAGGAAAAGATAATTCACTGAATAGGGCAGACTTGTAATGATATATGACTTGCTGCTGTACTTTTAGTGCTGCTCTTCACTGATTGTCCTGTGGCACCTCATGTGACACGTTTGAGTAAATAATAAAACCTAAAGTACAAAaactgtttcatcatttcagtccAAATTATCCAACTAGGTAATAACAATTGGTCCTCTCAAAACAAGCATCACAAATGTTGAAGAagcttttggtgttttttcacaaccagagtctcaaacaagatcctctgctgctgtggcttcCAATGCAGAGGTGAGTATTTTCAAAGTGTCGCACTACAAAAACTGTAATGTATTTAACAGCATACAGCAGAGCATGAACAAAGCGGCagactgttgttgctgtttgctgttgtggaTTGCATTATTTTTGGGGTATATCGGTAATTTTGTCACCAGCTTGAAAAGCAAAATCCACAGCAGGAGAGTTAACAACTGTCTCTTCTATAGTGATTTGTATTAGACTGAGCAGATTGGAATACATGTCTGCATCAGTCATGAGGATGCTCAAATGGCAATAAAcccatttatattttattctcaGGGTTACCAAGATGCAGACAACCTCCATTATGCTGCTGTAAGGACAAACAAAGCCAGCAGAtcaacaagacagagagacgacaccgggagtgaatgtgtgtattccAGTGTTCGGCAGTAGAACTGGACATTTGGTGTCATTTGCACTTTGTATCTGTGCTACAAGACATTTTGTCAGATTTCAACTCCATGTACTGAATGTAAAGATGAACCTTGCAAAGCACCAATTAAACATGttccttcagctgcagttaaGCCGAGCTTCTTTGATGTGAGCGAGGTGCCAAATTTCCACTGTCACTACACTTGCAGTAATTTacaatgtgcaaacacacagcttcacatAACTGCTGCCTGTGATGACTGAGGGCTCAGGGACTCCatggaggaaaatgacagaaaacaaagttgaCACCCACATCAAACTCTCAGCAACACTCTCTCAGAGTGAGTGGGACAAAAACGCTCTGGCATGGCAAACATCAAGCAAGTTAAATATACTGAGAAACATCCAGAAGCACCAAACATGGAACGTAGCATGAGGCACGAGCCAATCTGTCTGATGGTGTGCACCCACCCTCAGTGTATTCATGATGCATGAAATTGTTCACAGgctgtttactgtaaatatattcaatgtacaccacaaacacaaatgatgaCAGATTTTGTTAAACATCTTTGAGGTCGACAGTCAAAGATTAGCTCTCACTACAGCTTGATCGTGTACTTTTCAAGACAACTCTGCTGTCGTTGTCTATGTGGTTTCAAGCAGGAAGTCCCTGCAGCGTTTTCATGCACAGCAGTCAGACAACATAACTCTAATGCAGGGCGGCTGttgctcaggaggtagagcggtcgtctgTCAATCAGGAGGTTGGTCCACATGCTAAAGTATCCTTGGTCAAGATACTGAACCACAAAACTGCCTCCGATGTTATGCGaccagtgtgtgaattcatctGTAAGTCGCTTTGGATAACAGCGTCTACCTAAtaactaattgtaattgtaattgtaaaatgCACAGACTATTTTAAGTATATCAAAGAAATCATTTGAACAATCAAACTGATATATTCATTTGCGAACATTGagcaaagctctggaacaaatTTGGTATTATGATGGCTCAAAGTCATCAAAGCTAAAATGGTGCTGAGTCGTCCTCAAGTGGTGAAATAATAACTAGTAATTCTATAATGTTTGCAAATATGCACCcaattatttcagtgtttttcactaaGAATACAGTGCATTGTTGGTAACATTGGCAGAAATCCTAAGGACCAGCTGTGCTTCAGGattaatgtgttcatgttggtgtTAGCCTGAATGTCTCATGGTGTCCACCCACAGTGACCTGGTATTTCTGCCTGACAGTTGTGCCAGCACACAGGTATTCCATTGACTGTTGTGTCAACCAAACAGCTGCCATCAGATGTTTGGAAAGGAGCAGGTGAGCCAATGAACATGCAGCACGTGAATGTTACCAACAGCATGAGCAACACGTGCCAATAGTAACCACAGCATGGCACTGGTTCTTTCTTTCAGCTAATCTTGAAACAAATGTTTCTGGCCCCATTTATCTGAAACAATGTTCACAACATCTGGGAATCCATAAAGAAAATCACTGTAGAGAACGGTGGCACCAATCGTTGGACACAACCCACCATTACTAATAAATGGGATATTTAAAGTCTGCAAAATGCTCCTCTAACAGCCACAGGTCTTAAAGTGGGAAGATTGAAGAAAGATTACAAACAGtcaaactgcaaaaaataagACTGACAACACCATCAAAGGACATATTTTAAATGTAACAAATTTTGAAGaagtttttggtgttttttccgCAACCAGAGTCTCAAACaagatcctctgctgctgtgacttcCAATGCAGAGGTGAGTATTTTCAAAGTGCTGCGTTACTACAACTGTAATGTATTTAACAGCAATACAACAGAGCATGAACAAAGCGACAGTCTCTACTGTACAAACTGATCATGTGATCACTGACTCCAACTCAGGACATCTGGTGGTTCCTCTCGTTAACCAATCACAGTCTTCTCTTTGAAGAGTGGAGA from Chaetodon auriga isolate fChaAug3 chromosome 24, fChaAug3.hap1, whole genome shotgun sequence carries:
- the LOC143316989 gene encoding uncharacterized protein LOC143316989, producing the protein MMKTLWLALYLTYLFLGRIAQTTDLKSSTYLHQESGFLSANVGDNMTLRCFYEGDAVRFNWYKQTLGQKPRLVSTYYKFDKNGNFHNEFENDPRFTLDTEIGKVHLQMTDLRISDSATYYCVTSYYYTVEFGEGIFVSVKGSGVNVPALVHQSASETIQPGGSVTLNCTVHTGTCDEEHSVYWFKNSEEFHPGLIYTHGGRNDQCERKPNTQTHTCVYNLPMKSLNLSHAGTYYCAVASCAHILFGNGTKLDFEDEADFLSLTLVCFLSGALAFTTILVVLLAFAAYRMYKTTSCQCTESQTRSSAAVASNAEGYQDADNLHYAAVRTNKASRSTRQRDDTGSECVYSSVRQ